From the genome of Maniola hyperantus chromosome 9, iAphHyp1.2, whole genome shotgun sequence:
ataggtaggtataattttattttattggtaggtacctactcattattTAGTATGTTTTAGGGCGATATCCGACACGCGGATATGACCTACTGAATAATCGAGAttaatacttacaaaaattttacgcttacttacctacttggaGAGAAGAAAGGGatatattaatatacctacttaatacataAGCACCTGCCTCGGACGAATGCAGTTTTTTTATCGCTGGTAAATGCGTTTACACATCCCCCCTTCCTGGAAGCCAgtcagctaaccagccagccaaccaactagAGGGAAGGTATATGGGACTCGCCGGACGAAATcaaacaccgaagcaatcatcCGCGATACAGCCAGTCCGCCGAGGAccctcgtgagtgggtccccggccacacgtccgaggcgcaccaacgatatgagagagagagaggagaAACCTCTCTCTTACCAGTCAGGCCATATAGCGGCCgaggtgcaccggcccgaatactgtcCCCTTGGACGTATcaaaaagggaccagcagcactcaggcacactgggaggttacctggctggcaccccagaCGAATGCACCTACCTATCTGGAATCAGCTATATTTATGATGGAAATCACTggcgatagtttaaacgctaaaataacttACATATccttttaaatatgtactttacCGAGCATAATGTATTTGTTGTAGGGCATGTCCTCATATCTCCACAACGCCAACTACTTCGTCCGATCCGGGCTCAAGCTCCTAGTGAAGACGCATGGGAGCGAGTTCTTCGTGAAGAAGACCATACACGAATACCTCTGGCACAATACAGAGACGATCTTGGAGACCTCGCAGCACCTGGCGCCAGGTCTCGTGCCAAGTACCAATATGGGCATGCTTAGTCGAGTAAGTAGatcttaagtaagtaaatatctaTTGTTGTTAATTGaattaccgccgtactcagagtcgctaattgttacttaagattgagttaaaacaaggcagatttatgtgagagatatagctgtctcgttttaactaaacttgagtaacgattaagcgactctgagtacgactGTAAGTTCCTCTGACCTTGCTTCGTTCATATAGCGTTCAGAATTTAACACCGACGTATATGCACCAAtactttaaagtaggtaccataaaaaaattaagggcGAATACAAGAAAAGTTTACTAATTCACTTTTAAATGTGCAACCCACCACCACCCtgacccatggccccaccaacctcgcggttatatgggccgaaacgagggagggcgcccgttcggtacttgctcggtggctgtTTCCCGGgccgccttcttgactccctacaaattctttttatcctttccttgtccctttgtatttctcccctttctggggcagacatGCACAAAAACGCAGATtcccgcgtgccccgcggtccgggTCCTTCCTCAAAaacccactggtccacgatcacggtccgagctgttccgcctcttatGCTTTTAAACTActgtaattgaataaaattgttaaaatctTTCCGTTGATTGAAGTAGGGTAGTCGTACCAGTACCAAACCTCCCACCAAAAAGTCAATATATTAAGAATTTGCCCCAGTatcaatacattttttaaatctaggTTGCCACTTTATATCTTTGAGACTCTACTATTGTGTATTTCCAGTaaattagttaaaaataaagcttttctTTTCACTTTTTTCCACACGTGACttgtttgtactttgtactCTACTAATGGTGCGTATCCCCCGGTCGCACTGGGGCGAAGTTTGGCGGGCGCTCGTTGGCTTACCGCCTGAGGTGGACGAATTAAGTGAACACCAACGAAcacaaatataggtaggtgcataTACGTATAACCGAACGTTAGATCATAGATGTCGAATATTGCATCGTATTGTTGACGCGCGTTGGATCGGTATATTGTAAGCACTATAATTAACTACTTAGTTATTTCCAGTAATTACTACAGCTTCGACTAGACTTTATTGTGAGTTTTTTGGGAAACGGGTAATTTTCAAACTAGTTAAGAGTTTTAAGTTATACACGTTTTGGTGTTTTTATGTTAGGAGGGTGACGTGTTCTAGATTGAACAAACCATTAATAAATAGaatcaaaaaattatttatttccactgtttttgtttttagtatTGAGTCATGTCAGACCTAATAGGACCTAATtggataggtatacctactaactaggtactaaaaaaatgtagatatgccaaaattcaaattttatacCCTGTGGTAAATGTAtttagtataagtaggtacctactatagataCTCAGTAAAATAATACTGCAGAAACTAAAAGAAACGCACAACTGTGTATCTAAATCAAGTGTTAAAGTTACTTTTTTACAGGTCTATGCTGATTTTATTGACGAGATAACTGTCAAAATTGGTCCACAATGGGGCCAtcaaaattttttcaaaatcgataAGGTGCGGGGACTGTCACAAATATCTGGATATGACCCAGAAGTAAGTTTTTTTATGTAATTCACATTTATATTGTTGCATACCATTTTTTAAAGTTATCAAATTAcctaattcaaaaattaattaacaaaattggcaaaaaactaaaaacaaaacaaaggcTAAGGCGAAGGACTAacctttttattaattaatttactggTTACATTGTTTATTGTTTATGTGAATCAGGTACCCATGACACAAgactacctagtgtgggtaccatcagaaaatgttttaataaataaatatttttcatttcattttttaatgtacctacttataagtaaAACATATTAGGTACTCATTCTTTAGTAACTACGCTAATATCAcggtaattattaaaattactcTTTTCAGGTATGTCCAGACCGCCTCACGGGATCTACGGAGGGTGTGATGTACCACCAGCATCTATCGAAAGACGATATTTTATATTGCTTGAGAAAAACCGTTTGCAAGCCTATGCCTTTATACTTTGACAGTGAGCTCATCATTTTTAGGGCAGATTTTTCAATcaccaaataaactttaaccaatgaataaaattgataCTTGGCAGATTTGCATTTCAAGAACTGTCCAAACATTAAATTTATTCTTTAGATAAGTATTTGGCGCTTAAAAAATCGGCTCTTAATCGGTTTTGAAGAAGAAGTCTAGTAGCAAATTAAAACCGTCGATCGAACAACCCTACTCTAATAAGTAAAGGATTAGGGAACACTATTAACACTAACACTTTGAGTCAACAAACGTTGGATGTTCAAAACAAAATTCGTTGGCGCTTATTGGGCATGTGTGTACGCACCTTTAATAGCAGACCATAAGTTAGGCGCTACCTGCAAATTACCTATATAACATAAAATAGGCGATCCCATAGTTAAGTTCTCTTTAAATGccgaatacaaaaaaaaaatacttcagaaattgacagacggacagcaaCAAATTCGCCCAAATAGAATCAGATCAAATGCTTCGATTGGTCAATGAAGTCTGTCGTGGCGTTTTAGCGTGCTTCGATTGGTCAATCGTTGCGCCAGATTGCGTTGCAACACAATGCATCTGCAGTCAAAATAAATGAAGTTTTCTAAACATTACAGAGGAGATAACATTAGAGGGTGTACCGCTGTACAGATATAATCTATCGGAGAACGTGTTCAATAGAGTCAAGAATGGCACAGACTGTTATGCCATGGACGACCCATTACCCGACGGGATCAGTGACGCTTCTAAATGCTTCTATGGTTAGTAATTCTGATTAAATTTCTAGCTAAGCTTATaggcaatgtataaaataaaaaatgtggcGGTCTCCACGTACAAACACTAAATGCAGTTACCCAAACACATACCAAAGATTTACATCTATAGTACACATCCAACGATATAACTTACATCGACCAAACTAGAGGTCGCCACACGATCCTCAATCTCACTAACAGTTTTTTCAACGAAGCATCATATTATACATACTACAagtataagtaaaaaataattatgttcgGACATAAAACTATGGGTTCCCGGGCATACCTAATTGGTATTAGTATACCGGGCTGGTGCCCGGGGAATATCCTACTTTTGTTACATTTGAACGCATATCACCTCTCCTCAAACGTTTTTAATACTAAATCGtcaatattttcaatttcatgCTGAAAAACTTGGATTTGTCTAAACATGTAAAGTTTGATCTCTAAAAGCTAGGGAATATAGATGTTCTCTTTAGAATGTATCTAAAAGCTTAAGGAGCTCTTCCTGACACATCTCTAAGGGATTTATAGTGGCTCTAAAGAACTTGAATTCTGTGCCCTTAAGccagttaaaatttaaaaaatgtataggtAGATTTCTTTCTCTCCAGATTTCCCCATGGTGGCATCCTACCCTCACTTTTACACTGGCTCGCCGCCTAAGGACACATTCGTAACTGGACTAAAGCCGGATAAAAACAAACACAACTCTTACGTAGTGGTTGAACCAGtaagttattatttaatttttttaactataaactaaaagTTCATCTGTTTATAAGTAGATAAAGGTCTTGGACTGTTCAGCACATAGTCCTAAGCGTAATCCTGTAAGCATGGCCGTAGCTCATGAAGAAATCCCAGACAAaaggaaattatttttgaatggaAATTCTagaatttgcaatttttttttgttcgttCGCTACGCTCCCTCTTCTGTGTACTATATCTTACTGTCAAATTGACCTACCCCGTCAATTAGTCGATATAACCACCCCCCGAAATAaattcctggctacggccatgCCTGTAAGTGAAGAACACCAACAGGATATCACCAAATCGTCTGAATTGGTCATAGACCCAATTGCTTACTTTTAATTGGAACTAGAATATATAATATTGTGTATATTTCTTTTAGATGACCGGCATACCGTTCCGAGCAGTGGCGCGGATGCAGTGCAACCTGCGCGTGAACAATCTAAGTTTATTCTTCTCGCCAGAGTATCGCAAATTTTCTAACATAGTCGTGCCCATCGGGTGGATCGAATATGTAAGTGCATTCAAATTTTCGTATCTTCTTCTTTAACTCTAGAGCAGCGGTCTTACCGGCATAGCGTCTTCAATCTCTTTGTCAATCAATTTGTCTAACTCTGGGTCTGTCTTTATGTCCTTAACTTTTTTCTTGATTTGCCTGGAACGATCTTGAATTGGAATTCTTAAAGCAAAGCTAACTGTAATTTTACTGTTGATCAAAATAGTGCAATGCAGTAGGCAAGGAAGCTACTACtggggggaggggggagggcgggggaggggggagggggggggggggatgacCTGTAggctgcacacccgcacaaggcccgcaccgagttagcacgggggctgttcATCTCGACACTCGGCACtcaaatttttttcttcttcaatTTTTCAGAATCAAGAAGGTCTTCCAACGCATGTCCGCTACACCATATACTTCATGGTGAACGTGCTGCCACCGCTATCAATCCTATTCTTTGTTGCCACCACGATATTAGGGTTCTATCTCATTATGAAACAGCTATTCTCGCACGAAATGAAAAGGTACATTTTATCCTCCATATTGaatatcaaaaaacaaaaaacttccaatttaataaataa
Proteins encoded in this window:
- the LOC117985420 gene encoding lysosome membrane protein 2-like, giving the protein MSNTPTMTLHSDTDSTSCSNSESVERNSLNSLIEGKDTSFAGDCTNDCAGNQCSMTCSDDPSQLKKRKCICFNSIGQSVWGVILIIASISGFIFPPLDVMLWEKLNMRPGFPPYDWWADPPDEVKMRAYVFNVTNHERFLQGLDSKMHVEEIGPIVYLEKLKHYNMKFNENSTLTYTAERFLIYLPDDNTIDLNQTLIVPNLAILGMSSYLHNANYFVRSGLKLLVKTHGSEFFVKKTIHEYLWHNTETILETSQHLAPGLVPSTNMGMLSRVYADFIDEITVKIGPQWGHQNFFKIDKVRGLSQISGYDPEVCPDRLTGSTEGVMYHQHLSKDDILYCLRKTVCKPMPLYFDKEITLEGVPLYRYNLSENVFNRVKNGTDCYAMDDPLPDGISDASKCFYDFPMVASYPHFYTGSPPKDTFVTGLKPDKNKHNSYVVVEPMTGIPFRAVARMQCNLRVNNLSLFFSPEYRKFSNIVVPIGWIEYNQEGLPTHVRYTIYFMVNVLPPLSILFFVATTILGFYLIMKQLFSHEMKRYILSSILNIKKQKTSNLINNGVLAYEKENFLKNDSKS